The window ATGGACGCCGTGGGGCTTTCCCGGGTGGAGGCCCTTTTCGCCGAATACGGCCTGGAGGTTCCCGAGCTCCTCGGGAAGGCCCAGGGCACCTTCTACAAAGACGGCGCCTACCTGGGGTTTGACGGGGCCTACCACCCCTTGCCCAAGCGGGAGGGCGTCATCTCCCTAAAGGCCCTCAAGTCCGAGGGCAAGACCCTCTTGGAGGGCAAGGAGGCGGCCCTTCTGGACCTGGGGGATGGGGTGGCCCTTCTGGAGTTCCGCACCAAGATGAACGCCATCGGGGAGGGGGTCATCCGCATGCTCCAGAAGAGCCTGGAGTTTGTGGAGGAGAAGGGTTACCTGGGCCTCGTCATCGGCAACGAGGACCCGAGGGCCTTCTCCGCCGGGGCCAACCTGGCCCTCATCCTCTCCCTGGCCCAGGAGGGGGACTGGGACGAGCTCGCCCTGGCGGTGCGCCAGTTCCAGAAGGCCTCCATGTCCCTCCGCTATAGCCCCTTCCCCGTGGTGGTGGCGCCCTTCGGCCTGACTTTGGGGGGCGGGGCGGAGTTCACCCTGCACGCCGACCGGGTCCAGGCCCACGCCGAGCTCTATATGGGCCTGGTGGAGGCCGGGGTGGGGCTTTTGCCCGCGGGAGGCGGCACCAAGGAGATGCTCCTCCGCTTCACCCAAGAGCTTGCGCCCTACGAGGAGGCCGACCCCTTTGAGGCGGTGAAGCGGGCCTTCCAGCTCATCGCCATGGCCAGGACCTCCACGAGCGCCCTCGAGGCCCGCAAGATGGGCTTCCTCCGGGACGGGGACGGGATCAGCATGAACCGGGACTTCCTCATCGCCGACGCCAAGAGGCGGGTTTTGGAGCTCGCCCCCGACTACCGCCCGCCCCTGCCCCCGAGGATCCGGGTCTTGGGGAGCGAGGCCCTGGGCAACCTCCGCTACGCCGTCTGGTCCTTCCGCGAGGCGGGGGAGATCACGGACCACGACATGAAAATCGGCCTGGAGATCGCCTACGTCCTCTCCGGCGGGGAAGGCCCGGCGCGGGAGGTCTCCGAGTGGGACCTTCTGGACCTGGAGCGCGAGGCCTTCTTGAAGCTCCTCGGCACCCGGAAGACCCAGGAGCGCATCGCCTACACCTTGAAGACGGGGAAGCCTCTCAGGAACTAAGGGGGAGAAGATGCGGGAAGCGGTCATCGTAAGCGCAGTGCGGAGCCCCGTGGCCCGGGGCAAGAAGAACGGGGCCTTGGCCACCCTCCACCCCGTGGACCTCTCCGCCCAGGTGATGCGGGCGGCGGTGGAGCGGGTGGGCCTGGACCCCAAGGAGCTTGAGGACGTCCTCTGGGGGTGCGCCATGCCCGAGGCGGCCCAGGGGCTGAACATCGCCAGGCTCGCCCTCCTCCGGGCGGGCTTCCCGGTGGAGGTGGCGGGGGCCACCATCAACCGCTTCTGCTCCAGCGGCCTCCAGACCATCGCCATGGCCGCCCAGGCGGTGATGACGGGGATGGCGGACGCCGTCTTGGCGGGCGGGGTGGAGATGATGAGCCAGGTGCCCATGTCGGGCTTCCACACCAGGCTCCACCCCGACCTCACCCCCACGGAGTGGAGCCCCGAGACCTACTCCACCTACATCGGCATGGGCTTCACCGCCGAAAGGGTGGCGGAGCGCTTCGGCATAAGCCGCGAGGACCAGGACAGGTGGGCCTTGAGGAGCCACCAGAAGGCGGCCCAGGCCTGGGCCGAGGGGCGCTTCCCTGAAGTGGTCCCCATCCGGGTGCCTAAGGTCACCTACCGCGGGACCAAGAAGGAGGTGGAGGAGGTCGTCTTTGATCGGGACGAGACGGTCCGCCCCGACACCAGCCTCGAGGCCCTGGCCAAGCTGAGGCCCGCCTTTAAGAAGAACGGCACCGTGACCGCGGGCAACTCCAGCCCCTACTCCGACGGGGCGGCGGCGGTGGTGGTCATGAGCCGGGAGAAGGCGGAGGCCCTGGGCCTCAAGCCCCTCGCCCGCTTTGTGAGCTTCGCCGTGGCCGGGGTGGAGCCCGACGTGATGGGGATCGGCCCGGTGAAGGCGGTGCCCAAGGCGCTGCAGCGCGCGGGGCTTACCCTGGACCAGATCGCCCTCATTGAGTTCAACGAGGCCTTCGCCGCCCAGGTCCTGGCGGTGATGCGGGTCCTGGAGATGCCCGAGGAGAAAACGAACGTCAACGGCGGGGCCATCGCCTTAGGCCACCCCCTGGGGGCCACGGGGGCCAAGCTCACCGCACAGCTCTTGAGCGAGCTATCCCGGCGGGGTGGGGGGTACGGCCTCGTCACCATGTGCATCGGCGGCGGCATGGGCGCCGCGGGCGTGTTTGAGGTCTATCCGGCTTAAGGAGGAGAACCATGACCGAGGAAAAAAAGCTCTGGCAGAAAGGCGGCGGCTGGCTTCTTGAGGTCCCGGAGCGGGTCTACACCCCGGAGGACTTTGACGAGAGCGTCAAGGAGATCGCCCGCACCACCCGTACCTTCGTGGAGCGGGAGGTGCTTCCCCTCCTGGAGCGGATGGAGCACGGGGAGCTTGAGCTCAACGTGCCCCTGATGCGCAAGGCGGGGGAGCTCGGGCTTCTGGCCATTGACGTTCCCGAGGAGTACGGCGGCCTGGACCTGCCCAAGGTGATCTCCACCGTGGTGGCCGAGGAGCTTTCCGGAAGCGGGGGCTTCTCCGTCACCTACGGCGCCCACACCTCCATCGGCACCCTGCCCCTCGTCTACTTCGGCACCGAGGAGCAGAAGCGCAAGTACCTTCCCAAGCTCGCAAGCGGCGAGTGGATCGCCGCCTACTGCCTCACGGAGCCGGGCTCGGGCTCCGACGCCCTCGCCGCCAAGACCCGGGCCACGCTCTCCGAGGACGGCAAGCACTACATCCTGAACGGGGTGAAGCAGTGGATCTCCAACGCGGGCTTCGCCCACCTCTTCACCGTCTTCGCCAAGGTGGACGGGGAGCACTTCACCGCCTTCCTGGTGGAGCGGGACACCCCGGGCCTCTCCTTCGGCCCCGAGGAGAAGAAGATGGGCATCAAGGCCTCCAGCACCCGGCAGGTGATCCTGGAGGACGTCAAGGTGCCCGTGGAGAACGTCCTCGGGGAGATCGGCAAGGGGCACAAGATCGCCTTCAACGTCCTCAACGTGGGCCGCTACAAGCTCGGGGCGGGGGCCGTGGGCGGGGCGAAAAGGGCCTTAGAGCTTTCCGCCCAGTACGCCACCCAGAGGGTGCAGTTCGGCCGCCCCATCGGCCGCTTCGGCCTCATCCAGCAGAAGCTCGGCGAGATGGCGAGCCGCATCTACGCCGCGGAGAGCGCCGTCTACCGCACCGTGGGCCTCATTGACGAGGCCCTTTTGGGCAAGAAGGGCCCGGAAGCGGTGATGGCGGGCATTGAGGAGTACGCCGTGGAGGCCAGCATCATCAAGGTGCTGGGCTCCGAGGTTCTGGACTACGTGGTGGACGAGGGGGTGCAGATCCACGGGGGCTACGGCTACTCCCAGGAGTACCCCATTGAGAGGGCCTACCGCGACGCCCGCATCAACCGCATCTTTGAGGGCACCAACGAGATCAACCGCCTCCTCATCCCCGGCATGCTCCTCCGCCGGGCCCTGAAGGGCCAGCTCCCCCTCATGCAGGCCGCCCAGCGCCTTCAGAAGGAGCTTCTGGAGCCGAGCTTTGAGGAGCCCGAGGACCTCGAGCTCCACCAGGTCCAAAACCTGAAGAAGCTCGCCCTCATGGTGGCGGGCCTCGCCGTGCAGAAGTACGGTCAGGGCGTGGAGGAGGAGCAGGAGGTGCTGGGGGCCGTGGCCGACATCCTCATTGACGCCTACGCCGCAGAGAGCGCCCTCCTCCGGGCCAGGCGGCTTGGCGGGCTTGCCCCGGTCCTTGCCCGCATCTACCTGGCCCAGGCCCTGGACCGGGCCCAGGCGGGGGCGCTTTCCGTGCTGCCCCGCCTCGTGGAAGGGGACGAGGCCCGGGTGGTCTACTCCGCCGCCCGCAGGCTCACGAAGCGCGAGCCCGTGGACCTCGTGGCCCTGCGCCGCCAGGCGGCGGAGGCGGTGCTGGAGGCCGGGGGCTACCCCATCCCGCGCTGACGCCAGCGTGGGGTGATCTTACCCCCCGTGCGGGCTTGCCCCGCACGGGGGCTCTTTAGCGCTCCAGGCGCCACCTCGGGCCCTCCTTGGTGTCCTCCACGATGACGCCGAGGGCCCTTAACCTTTCCCGGATGAGGTCGCTTTTTTCGTAGTCCTTGGCCCGCCTCGCCTCTTCCCTAAGCTCCAGGAGGAGGGCGATGAGGCCCTCGAGGAGGGGCCCGGAGACCCTTTCCTCCAGGACCCTCTCGGGAAAGAGGCCGAGGATCCCTTCCCCCAAGGTGTGGAAGACCGCCTCGGCCCGGGCGAGGCTTTCCGCCTTGGCCTCGGGGAGGAGCTTGTGGAGCTCGGGGAGGAAGGCGAAGAGGGCGGCCAGGGCCTCGGGAGTGGAGAGGTCGTCCTCTATGGCCTCCATGAAGGCCTTTTCCAGGGCGTCCAGGGCCCTTTCCAGCTCGGGGGTGGTGCCGGGGGGTGCGGTCTTCTTGCGCCCCCGCACCTCCCGGTAGGCGTGGAGGAGGCGGCCATACCCCCTTTTGGCGCTTTCCAGCCCTTCCCAGGTGAAGTCCATGGGGCTCCGGTAGTGGGTCTGGAGGAGGTAGAAGCGGAGGGCCATGGGCTCGTGGGCCTCGAGGAGGTCGTGGAGGAGGACGAGGTTCCCCGTGCTCTTGGCCATCTTCTCCCCCTCCAGGAGGACGTGGTTGTGGTGCATCCAGTGCCGGGCGAAGCGGAAGCCCGCGGCCTCCGCCTGGGCGATCTCGCACTCGTGGTGGGGAAACTGCAGGTCAATCCCCCCGGCGTGGAGGTCAAAGCCTTCCCCCAGGTACTTGAGGCTCATGGCCGTGCACTCAATGTGCCAGCCGGGGTACCCCTCCCCCCAGGGGCTCTTCCAGCGCATGATGTGCCCGGGCTCGGCCGCCTTCCAGAGGGCGAAGTCCAGGGGGTCTTCCTTCTCCTCCCGCACCTCCACCCGGGCCCCCGCCCTGAGCTCCTCCAGGCGCTTTCCTGAGAGCTTCCCGTACTCGGGGAAGGAGCGCACCCGGAAGTAGACGCTTCCCTTCCGCTCGTAGGCCACCCCCCGCGCAAGAAGCCTTTCCGTGAGCTCCAGCATCTCCGGGATGTGGCCTGAAGCCCTCGGGGCGATGGAGGGCCTGAGGACGTTCAGGGCCTGCATGGCGTCAAAGTAGCTCCAGGTGTACTTCTCGGCCACCTCCATGGGCTCAAGCCGTTCCAGCTTGGCCCGCCTCACGATCTTGTCCTCGCCCTCGTCGGCGTCGTCGGTGAGGTGGCCCACGTCGGTGATGTTGGAGACGAAGCGCACCTTGTAGCCCTTGTGGAGGAGGTAGCGCCTCAGGACGTCGTAGACCACGGGACCCCGGGCGTGGCCCAGGTGGGGGTCGGCGTAGACCGTGGGGCCGCAGACGTAGATCCCCACGTGGCCGGGGACCGCGGGCTCAAAGGGCACTTTGCGGCGCGCCAGGGTGTCGTAGATGACCAGGCCCATAGGGCGATTATAGGGCCCGTGGCATAATGGCGGGGTATGGGACGGATCCTTAGGGGCCTGGCCGGGGAGGGGGATCTGAGGGTGGTGGCCGCCGAGACCACGGACGTGGTGGAGGAGGCGCGGCTGCGCCACGGCCTTTCCCCCACGGCCACGGCCGCCCTTGGCCGCGCCATGACCGGGGCCCTCCTTTTGGCCCAGCTCCTCCTCAAGACCCCCAAGGAGCGGATCACCCTCCGCGTGGAGGGGACGGGGCCCTTGGGGGGGCTTGTGGTAGAGGCGGACGCCTTTGGGCACGTGCGGGGCTACGTGAAGAACCCCAGGGCCGAGGTCCCCTTGAGGGAGGACGGGAAGCTCAACGTGGGGGAGCTTGTGGGAGCCGGGGCGCTTCGGGTGGACCGGAGCCTGCCGAGCGGGGAGGTCTATACGAGCACCGTCCCCCTGGTCTCGGGGGAGATCGCCGAGGACCTCGCCCACTACCTCTGGCAGTCGGAGCAGATCCCTTCCGCCGTCCTCCTCGGCGTGCGGGTCAAGGGAGAAGGGGAGGTGGAGGTGGCGGGGGGCGTGGCCGTCCAGGTGATGCCCGGGGCCAGGGAAGAGGTTTTGGACCGCCTCGAGGCCAACCTGAAGGACCTCCCCGGCCTCACCCCCCTCCTTCGGGAGCGGGGCCTGGAGGGGGCTTTGGAGGCCCTTCTTGCGGGCCTGGGCTTTGAGCGCACCGACCTCCGCGCCCTGGGCTACTTCCAGAACGAGATCCCCGCCCGCTTCCGCTGCCGCTGCAACCGGGAGAAGGCCCTGGAGGCCCTGGTCTTCTTCACTCCGGAGGAGCGGGAGGACATGATCGTGAAGGACGGCGGGGCGGAGGTGGTCTGCCACTGGTGCGGGGAGGTCTACCGCTTCTCCCCGGAGGAGGTCCGCTCCCTGGTGGCCGAGGTGCGCTGCCCCGACTGCGGGACGCTTTGGCTCTACCCCAAGGGGGACGGCACCCTCGCCCGCATTGAGGGGGAGACCTGCCGCTGCGGCCGCAAGGTGGAGCTTCCCTCGGAGACCCGCCCCCAGGCTTGACCACCCCATGCTGGCTTAGACCAGCATGGGGGCCCCAGAGGAGGGT of the Thermus thermophilus HB8 genome contains:
- a CDS encoding 3-hydroxyacyl-CoA dehydrogenase/enoyl-CoA hydratase family protein, producing MIKKVGVVGAGTMGSGIAALVASAGIPVVLLDIPGKEDRNEYAKRGLERALKARPAAFMDPERARYIEIGNTEDHLEKLRDCDWVVEAIVEKPEPKQALYARLENLLKPTAIVSSNTSGIPMRVLLEGRSEGFRRRFLGTHFFNPPRYLHLLELIPTPETDPKVLEEIRRFGERILGKGTVLAKDSPGFIANRLGVYGMVQAVRLMEKHGLTIDEVDALTGPLLGRPNSATFRTADLTGLDVLKLVTEELAQATGEDFALPEWVHRLVEEGRLGEKAGAGFYKRVNGEIYTLDYRTLDYAPRTKLELPELRALRDLPLRERLAKALDLPGKYGAFLRELFARTAHYTLEKAPEIAYDLVSVDQALEWGFGWEEGPFKNMDAVGLSRVEALFAEYGLEVPELLGKAQGTFYKDGAYLGFDGAYHPLPKREGVISLKALKSEGKTLLEGKEAALLDLGDGVALLEFRTKMNAIGEGVIRMLQKSLEFVEEKGYLGLVIGNEDPRAFSAGANLALILSLAQEGDWDELALAVRQFQKASMSLRYSPFPVVVAPFGLTLGGGAEFTLHADRVQAHAELYMGLVEAGVGLLPAGGGTKEMLLRFTQELAPYEEADPFEAVKRAFQLIAMARTSTSALEARKMGFLRDGDGISMNRDFLIADAKRRVLELAPDYRPPLPPRIRVLGSEALGNLRYAVWSFREAGEITDHDMKIGLEIAYVLSGGEGPAREVSEWDLLDLEREAFLKLLGTRKTQERIAYTLKTGKPLRN
- a CDS encoding thiolase family protein, which produces MREAVIVSAVRSPVARGKKNGALATLHPVDLSAQVMRAAVERVGLDPKELEDVLWGCAMPEAAQGLNIARLALLRAGFPVEVAGATINRFCSSGLQTIAMAAQAVMTGMADAVLAGGVEMMSQVPMSGFHTRLHPDLTPTEWSPETYSTYIGMGFTAERVAERFGISREDQDRWALRSHQKAAQAWAEGRFPEVVPIRVPKVTYRGTKKEVEEVVFDRDETVRPDTSLEALAKLRPAFKKNGTVTAGNSSPYSDGAAAVVVMSREKAEALGLKPLARFVSFAVAGVEPDVMGIGPVKAVPKALQRAGLTLDQIALIEFNEAFAAQVLAVMRVLEMPEEKTNVNGGAIALGHPLGATGAKLTAQLLSELSRRGGGYGLVTMCIGGGMGAAGVFEVYPA
- a CDS encoding acyl-CoA dehydrogenase family protein, encoding MTEEKKLWQKGGGWLLEVPERVYTPEDFDESVKEIARTTRTFVEREVLPLLERMEHGELELNVPLMRKAGELGLLAIDVPEEYGGLDLPKVISTVVAEELSGSGGFSVTYGAHTSIGTLPLVYFGTEEQKRKYLPKLASGEWIAAYCLTEPGSGSDALAAKTRATLSEDGKHYILNGVKQWISNAGFAHLFTVFAKVDGEHFTAFLVERDTPGLSFGPEEKKMGIKASSTRQVILEDVKVPVENVLGEIGKGHKIAFNVLNVGRYKLGAGAVGGAKRALELSAQYATQRVQFGRPIGRFGLIQQKLGEMASRIYAAESAVYRTVGLIDEALLGKKGPEAVMAGIEEYAVEASIIKVLGSEVLDYVVDEGVQIHGGYGYSQEYPIERAYRDARINRIFEGTNEINRLLIPGMLLRRALKGQLPLMQAAQRLQKELLEPSFEEPEDLELHQVQNLKKLALMVAGLAVQKYGQGVEEEQEVLGAVADILIDAYAAESALLRARRLGGLAPVLARIYLAQALDRAQAGALSVLPRLVEGDEARVVYSAARRLTKREPVDLVALRRQAAEAVLEAGGYPIPR
- the cysS gene encoding cysteine--tRNA ligase, encoding MGLVIYDTLARRKVPFEPAVPGHVGIYVCGPTVYADPHLGHARGPVVYDVLRRYLLHKGYKVRFVSNITDVGHLTDDADEGEDKIVRRAKLERLEPMEVAEKYTWSYFDAMQALNVLRPSIAPRASGHIPEMLELTERLLARGVAYERKGSVYFRVRSFPEYGKLSGKRLEELRAGARVEVREEKEDPLDFALWKAAEPGHIMRWKSPWGEGYPGWHIECTAMSLKYLGEGFDLHAGGIDLQFPHHECEIAQAEAAGFRFARHWMHHNHVLLEGEKMAKSTGNLVLLHDLLEAHEPMALRFYLLQTHYRSPMDFTWEGLESAKRGYGRLLHAYREVRGRKKTAPPGTTPELERALDALEKAFMEAIEDDLSTPEALAALFAFLPELHKLLPEAKAESLARAEAVFHTLGEGILGLFPERVLEERVSGPLLEGLIALLLELREEARRAKDYEKSDLIRERLRALGVIVEDTKEGPRWRLER
- the hslO gene encoding Hsp33 family molecular chaperone HslO, with the translated sequence MGRILRGLAGEGDLRVVAAETTDVVEEARLRHGLSPTATAALGRAMTGALLLAQLLLKTPKERITLRVEGTGPLGGLVVEADAFGHVRGYVKNPRAEVPLREDGKLNVGELVGAGALRVDRSLPSGEVYTSTVPLVSGEIAEDLAHYLWQSEQIPSAVLLGVRVKGEGEVEVAGGVAVQVMPGAREEVLDRLEANLKDLPGLTPLLRERGLEGALEALLAGLGFERTDLRALGYFQNEIPARFRCRCNREKALEALVFFTPEEREDMIVKDGGAEVVCHWCGEVYRFSPEEVRSLVAEVRCPDCGTLWLYPKGDGTLARIEGETCRCGRKVELPSETRPQA